The Juglans microcarpa x Juglans regia isolate MS1-56 chromosome 8D, Jm3101_v1.0, whole genome shotgun sequence genomic sequence CCAAATGGGGTTCCATGTTTTCGTCAAAAACTATGTTACTCGACTTCAAATCCCCATGAGGAATTGCTGGATAACAATCATGGTGAAGGAAACAAAGTCCCTTAGCAATTCCGACTATAATATTGCACTTGGCTGCCCAGTCTCCTTTCATTCTTATTTTCTCAGTTAAATTCCCATTAGGCAAGCAATCATacaatatataagccaaatgcTTGTTGTAGCAAAATCCCAGCAATCTAATCAAATTCTTGTGCCTCGCATTTCCCATTCGTGTTATTAGTTCTGACATGAGCCTCATTCTCTTCGCTCCCCATTCGATTTTCCTTACCAAAACTGTTATACCTGTGGGCAGAACTGCTGTGCAAGCTGAATCCGATTGTGTTTGCACTGTTTCTTTTGATTCGGCAGAACTGATGCTCCTCAGAACATCATTTACTGTAAATCGAGGGAGTCCGGGAAACGAGACAATCTTCCACTGGCCTCTAAATCCTCGCTGGAGATAAACTGCGCTAAAAACCGATGCTGCAATGAATATGACCACCCCTGCACACAGTAGCAGGACCCATATAAGCCTCCCGTGCCTTTGCTTCCCAATATTTCCACGCATGGTCTCAGGGGTGCTCCACATAGCTGAGGATTTCCAACAAATGCACTGCTACCCATTGATCTGAATAACTTTTCAGAGGGAATGGAACCGGTGATATCATTGAAAGACACGTTCAGAAGTAGTAAGCTTGAAGAAACACCAAACTCGACAGGTATTGGGCCGTTGAAACTATTGTGTGATAGGTCTAGGACAGCAAGATTAGGAAGACTTGCAAGAACTTCAGGTATATGGCCTGACAAATTATTATTTGCTAAATCCACCCTCTCAAGAGCCCTGCAATTAGAAACACCTTTCGGGACAGTTCCTGCTAAACTGTTCATGTTTAGTTCAGCAACAGCAAGGGATTGGCAAGATTGGAATGGAGGAATATTGCCTGAAACATTGCAAGAGGACACTGAAAAGTTCTGAAGAAGTGGCAAAGACCATGATTGTGCAGGGATGACGCCTCCTAATTCTCGGTTGTTAGAGATGTTGAAATATTGGAGCTTGGAAGCTTGGGATATGTCTGAGGGAATCCCACCTGTGAACTTGTTCCTGGACAAGTCCACGTAAGTGATATCAGACAGATGGCTGAATCTAAAAGGGATCTCACCTGAGAATGAATTATCTTCAAGTCGAAGACGAACAATTGAAGAACAATTAGAGAGAGATGGTGAGAGACTGCCAGTAAAATTGTTCGAAAACAAGATCAACTTCGATAGCATGCCTCCTGAACATATATCAGGAGGAATGCTGCCAATGAAATTGTTTGTAGAGGCATCCACCCACTTGAGTTTGGAGTTTCTACCCAAGCTCTGTGGAAGTGACCCAGAGAAGAAATTGCTCCATATAAGAAGAGTTTCCAGGGATGGAATTTCTGCAATGCCTTCAGGGACAGTGCCATTCATCTCGTTGTACATAAGACTGAGCAGTCTCAGGTCCTTCAACTCGGCAAAGCTCTCAGGTATAGGCCCTGAAATTTGGTTATCGGAGAGATCTAAGCTTTTAAGAGGAATGATTTTGCTTAACTCCCATGGAATCAATCCAGTGAGCTGGTTTCTGAAGAGAAAAAGTGATTGCAGCTTCGTGAGATTGGAGAGTTGCTTTGGTATTTGGCCATAGAGGTTTGCACCGGCAATATCAAGATACTGAAGCTCAGTCATGTTGCCCAATTGCCATGGAATGCTTCCTTCATAAGTGTTATAGCCAATCTCCATATGGGTCACTGTTTTAAGTTTGCCCAGTTCTGGTGGTAAATTACCACTCAGAAAATTTCCTGCCAGGTGAAGAAACTCAAGGCTCTTGAAAGAACCATATACTGATGGAATTGGCCCCTTGAAATAACTCCCAGCTAAATTAAGAACCTTGAGATAGCCAAGCTGGGAAATTTCTTCAGGCAATGACCCTGAAAAGCTGTTGCTGAAGGCATCAAACACAACCAAGTTCCGGAGACCCGATATTCCAACAGGAAAATGGCCAGAAAAATTGTTTCTACTGATATCTAAGCTTCTTAGACTGGTAAGATTGAAAATTTCAGCAGGAAGCTGCCCAGAGAAAGAGTTGTAGCTGAGGTTGAGATCAACAAGCTCGGTGAAGACATTGAATTGCTTCCCTGACATTACACCATTAAGATTCTTCATAGATAAGTCTAAACCAATAACAACGGTATTATTCTTATTGCAAGTGATGCCAGACCAAGAACATGCATATACTTCTCCATGTGCTGTATTCCCTCCAGAAGGCACAAGCCAGTCATTCAAACGGTGATAATCATCTATAAGCTCGGATTTTAAACTCAGAAGGGCCTCCGAGTACGGATCCATGGCTGATGATGCTAGGATGAAAATGGAAGCAAGGAGAAGATTGTAAGACAAGCGCTGCAAAATCTCCATTGGAACTCGCAGTGCATGAGAAAGAGGGACAACTGTAAACACCCCCAGCAAAgccgaggaaaaaaaaaaaaaaaagtgaacacCCCACCCCTGCAAAGAAAACTGTGGCAATTTTAATAAGATATATACGGAGTATTTGTTTTATTGGGTGGGAATTTCATGGGGACTAGAGAAAGTAAGCTCAGCTGTGCAAAAAAGGACAGAATGAGTGAATGTCTGTGCAGTGATCACTTGATATGAGAATATTATTGGGTTGCTTTTGGGAGCAAGAGGCAACCTTTGTGTGCTTGTTTATTTGGATGGTGTTGGCCATTAGGGAAAAAAGCTTTCATAACTGGGGCATCGTTTTCTACCTTTTGAACTGGAGATAATCCAATTAAGTTTGTTTGCAGCAGTGACTATAAGTTTGAATTGGTATTTGAACACAGTGGGGCATGAATAAGAATCATCcatatcctctctctctctttctcttttttttttcctttttttttttttttttttatatcttttacaaaatgaaattattaaagtTGTCATGTGTTGTCTTTGTCCATTGGACAGATTGAAGGAAATTGCTGAAGTTAAAGTAAGGTGGTGGACAGTTATATGTTGCAATATTGTTAATTGGCTTCCctgaaacatattattttttatatcttttccaTGGCAACTGTTTCTGCGATCATGGAGCATAATGCATGGGGGATAAAGAACGTGCAAGGAATATTATGCCATGATTATGTTACCACCGAATATAGGCTCGGCCATATTGTATTTATACATGTAAGTCTCAATAGAAAGTCCAAACTACtgacttatattttaaaaatgactagtcaatgatacaattgaaattTCATTAAAACGAGTAAGatcttttcattctcaaacaatatgagatctcattcaccacctacccttatccttatcatatggggtatcacatacatacatattatatatatatatatgtatatatctcaGAAACGCAAAAATCATCCTCGTACTGTTTGTTTTCTTGCTAGTGCATGAGTGAACATGAGGGATCTCCTATGGTTCTTTAGCAGGAATATGGAAACAACTATATATTCCCAAGTTTATTTCCCCAAGCACTTTATGATCTAGGGATTGGCAAATTATATATGAAGCCTCGATcctaatttcttaattttaaatttctctctGATTTATTTCCCTAAAGTTTCTCTCTGACCAAACCTGCCAAACACTACGCATGCATTTTAAGCTCTATTCCGGGTTGGTGGGATATTAATATTTCTGATACATGCTGAGTTACAGTGTGGAGTGGGGTCATTTATTCTGACTCTGACATAAATAAAaccctatatataatatccatagaattagggttttgatttattttcaacCCTATTTCTCCCCTTCTGTTggcaagaaaattatatatcaaaatcacCCCTTTGTTTATCACAATAGATATTACCGTTAGCTAGCTTCTTAATGTGAACTGTTATTTGAATGCGCGCCACCGccattgttaattattttgtgatatatatattcatagtaGTACTACTCCATAATGCATGGTGACAATTAAAGAACGTGAAAAgaatatgagtaatgctataaaAGTGT encodes the following:
- the LOC121242662 gene encoding LOW QUALITY PROTEIN: leucine-rich repeat receptor-like protein kinase TDR (The sequence of the model RefSeq protein was modified relative to this genomic sequence to represent the inferred CDS: inserted 1 base in 1 codon), with translation MEILQRLSYNLLLASIFILASSAMDPYSEALLSLKSELIDDYHRLNDWLVPSGGNTAHGEVYACSWSGITCNKNNTVVIGLDLSMKNLNGVMSGKQFNVFTELVDLNLSYNSFSGQLPAEIFNLTSLRSLDISRNNFSGHFPVGISGLRNLVVFDAFSNSFSGSLPEEISQLGYLKVLNLAGSYFKGPIPSVYGSFKSLEFLHLAGNFLSGNLPPELGKLKTVTHMEIGYNTYEGSIPWQLGNMTELQYLDIAGANLYGQIPKQLSNLTKLQSLFLFRNQLTGLIPWELSKIIPLKSLDLSDNQISGPIPESFAELKDLRLLSLMYNEMNGTVPEGIAEIPSLETLLIWSNFFSGSLPQSLGRNSKLKWVDASTNNFIGSIPPDICSGGMLSKLILFSNNFTGSLSPSLSNCSSIVRLRLEDNSFSGEIPFRFSHLSDITYVDLSRNKFTGGIPSDISQASKLQYFNISNNRELGGVIPAQSWSLPLLQNFSVSSCNVSGNIPPFQSCQSLAVAELNMNSLAGTVPKGVSNCRALERVDLANNNLSGHIPEVLASLPNLAVLDLSHNSFNGPIPVEFGVSSSLLLLNVSFNDITGSIPSEKLFRSMGSSAFVGNPQLCGAPLRPCVEILGSKGTXRLIWVLLLCAGVVIFIAASVFSAVYLQRGFRGQWKIVSFPGLPRFTVNDVLRSISSAESKETVQTQSDSACTAVLPTGITVLVRKIEWGAKRMRLMSELITRMGNARHKNLIRLLGFCYNKHLAYILYDCLPNGNLTEKIRMKGDWAAKCNIIVGIAKGLCFLHHDCYPAIPHGDLKSSNIVFDENMEPHLAEFGFKYLQQLNEDSFPADSNKETGEFNRAIKDELYMDVYNFGELVLEILTNGKLTNAGTSIHSKPTEVVLREIYNENEVDPRTSVQEEIKLVLEVALLCTRSRTCDRPSMEEALKLLSGQRPQDSNITPKAGRL